A single region of the Vicia villosa cultivar HV-30 ecotype Madison, WI linkage group LG4, Vvil1.0, whole genome shotgun sequence genome encodes:
- the LOC131594607 gene encoding protein PAT1 homolog encodes MVEMDGFGGGDDVGGDLHQFGDVPKEGAVFDATQYAFFGQNARVEEVELGGLEDDDCLPESNEEEFLLNNREEVEDVKSLSDIDDLSSALWKLNKVEIGPQSTTIIGARGSRENSTAEWTRRNNDLNWFDQNPYDSEGSLDGRRLPSQPYSSLAPLQESNSLYRTSSYPEQQRQQQPYLQHGSNESVPNWFDQSFRDSETQDSKRWSSQPHSSIAHIEESKSLYSTSLYPDKQQDLHFSNDSMLAPNSSFTSYPPPGGRSQQASPSHNTGPLNIPYHAVGAQMALSPQMALSPQNRSHLSNSALQLGGLNHGAPFGGNIRQFPMGSPLNQRMPNHLVNQAGPYNGVHPNISSGLPMVNKYDQMLGMMELRDQMPKPAPMGRQNLRFSPQGFDASNHNKFNNGWPRFRSRYMTTEELENIFRLQLAATHSNDPYVDDYYNQGCLAKKSSGAKLRRHFSPAQIREIPLRASANEPHAFLQVDALGRVPFSSIRRPRPLLEVDPPNSSRAVGPDQNISEKPLEQEPMLAARVLIEDGLCVLLDVDDIDRFLQFNKQLQDNGDHLKRKRKGLLEGLSASLQLVDPLGKNGHAVELAAKDDFVFLRIVSLPKGRKLLARYLQVLFPGGELMRIVCMTIFRHLRFLFGGLPSDPAAAETVINLAKVVSKCIREMDLVSLSVCLASVVCSSEPPPLRPLGSPAGDGTSLILVSVLERATELLTDPHAASNYNIRNRSLWQASFDEFFGLLTKYCVNKYDSIMHSFLTQGTPNMAVIGPDVARAISREMPVELLRASLPHTDDRQKKILLDFAQRSVVGYNSNSGGNGHHVNS; translated from the exons ATGGTAGAGATGGATGGATTTGGTGGCGGGGATGATGTTGGTGGAGATCTTCATCAATTTGGGGATGTTCCCAAAG AAGGTGCAGTTTTTGATGCGACGCAGTATGCATTTTTCGGTCAAAATGCACGCGTAGAAGAAGTTGAATTGGGAGGGTTAGAAGATGATGACTGTTTGCCCGAGTCTAACGAGGAGGAGTTCCTTCTTAATAATAGAGAAGAG GTTGAGGATGTTAAATCTCTTTCTGATATTGATGATCTCAGCTCTGCTTTATGGAAG TTGAACAAAGTTGAAATTGGACCACAAAGCACAACAATTATTGGTGCACGGGGATCAAGAGAAA ATTCTACGGCTGAATGGACACGAAGGAATAATGATCTTAACTGGTTTGACCAGAATCCTTATGATAGTGAAGGTTCTTTGGATGGAAGAAGACTGCCATCACAGCCTTATTCTTCTCTTGCCCCTTTGCAAGAATCTAATTCCCTGTATAGAACTTCTTCATATCCTGAGCAGCAAAGGCAGCAACAACCCTACCTTCAACATGGCTCAAATGAATCAGTTCCTAATTGGTTTGATCAGTCTTTTCGTGATTCTGAAACACAGGACAGCAAACGATGGTCGTCACAGCCACATTCCTCCATTGCACACATAGAAGAATCAAAGTCCTTGTACAGTACATCTTTATATCCCGACAAACAACAGGACCTTCATTTTTCTAATGATTCTATGTTGGCACCAAATTCTTCTTTTACATCTTACCCTCCACCCGGTGGTAGATCTCAGCAGGCTTCTCCAAGTCATAATACAGGCCCCTTAAACATTCCATATCATGCTGTAGGAGCTCAGATGGCTCTATCTCCTCAGATGGCTCTATCTCCTCAAAATCGTTCTCATTTATCCAACTCTGCACTACAGTTAGGTGGATTAAACCATGGGGCACCTTTTGGTGGGAACATTCGCCAGTTTCCTATGGGTTCCCCTCTTAATCAGCGAATGCCGAATCACTTGGTCAACCAGGCAGGGCCATATAATGGAGTTCATCCCAATATTTCTTCTGGTTTACCAATGGTCAACAAATATGATCAGATGCTAGGGATGATGGAACTGAGGGATCAAATGCCAAAACCCGCTCCAATGGGTAGGCAGAATCTCCGATTTTCTCCTCAGGGTTTTGATGCGAGTAACCATAATAAATTCAATAATGGATGGCCCCGATTTAGGTCTAGGTATATGACGACTGAGGAACTTGAGAATATATTTAGGTTGCAGCTTGCAGCTACACATAGTAATGATCCATATGTAGATGATTATTACAATCAAGGTTGTCTTGCGAAAAAATCTTCAGGTGCTAAATTGAGGCGTCACTTTTCACCAGCTCAAATAAGGGAAATCCCTTTACGAGCTTCTGCTAATGAGCCACATGCTTTTCTTCAGGTTGACGCTCTAGGGAGGGTTCCATTTTCATCAATTCGCAGGCCCCGTCCTCTACTAGAAGTTGATCCACCAAATTCTTCACGTGCTGTTGGTCCCGATCAAAACATATCAGAAAAGCCTCTTGAACAGGAGCCAATGTTGGCAGCAAGGGTCTTAATTGAAGACGGTCTTTGTGTTCTTCTTGATGTAGATGATATTGACCGTTTCCTACAGTTTAATAAGCAGCTTCAAGATAATGGAGATCATTTAAAACGAAAAAGGAAAGGTCTTTTGGAAGGACTTTCAGCCTCACTTCAACTAGTTGATCCACTTGGAAAGAATGGACACGCAGTTGAACTTGCTGCAAAAGATGACTTTGTTTTTCTCAGGATAGTTTCTCTACCCAAAGGTCGAAAACTACTTGCTAGGTACCTCCAAGTACTTTTTCCAGGCGGGGAGCTTATGCGAATAGTCTGCATGACCATCTTTCGTCATTTAAGATTCTTATTTGGCGGTCTTCCCTCCGATCCAGCTGCAGCAGAAACTGTAATTAACCTTGCAAAGGTGGTCTCAAAATGCATCCGAGAAATGGATCTTGTATCACTTAGTGTTTGCCTAGCTTCAGTTGTTTGTTCTTCTGAGCCTCCGCCTCTACGCCCCCTTGGAAGCCCTGCTGGAGATGGGACTTCCCTTATTTTAGTATCAGTGCTGGAGAGAGCTACTGAACTTTTAACAGATCCTCATGCTGCTAGCAACTATAACATAAGAAATCGTTCACTTTGGCAGGCTTCATTTGATGAATTCTTTGGCCTTCTCACCAAGTATTGTGTCAATAAGTATGacagcatcatgcattcatttctTACTCAAGGAACACCGAATATGGCGGTCATTGGGCCTGATGTTGCTAGAGCTATAAGTAGGGAAATGCCCGTTGAGCTCTTGCGTGCAAGTCTACCTCACACTGATGATCGCCAGAAAAAAATATTACTTGACTTTGCTCAGCGCTCTGTAGTTGGATATAATAGTAATTCCGGGGGTAATGGTCACCATGTAAACTCATAG